A region of Fibrobacter succinogenes subsp. succinogenes S85 DNA encodes the following proteins:
- a CDS encoding family 43 glycosylhydrolase encodes MYGLGNALRGGFVGVGLSLAVGAFAASNPVVTNMFTADPAGLVYNDTMYIFTGHDEAPAGHEGYIMNDWHIFSSGDMDTWVDRGAALSIRSFNWARGSAWASQTIERNGKFYWYVTVHDGRDFAVGVAVADHPAGPYKDAIGKALITSDMTPANSGVNYDIDPTVFIDDDGQAYIYWGNGAVMGYRLKENMVELQGNMFNVTPPSFTEAPYVHKRNGYYFLTYAYGWEERIGQATMKSPTGPVSNSKVIVGFNKNSNTSHQAFVEFHNQWYYIYHTGAIGGSFRRALCVDYAYYENDSTIANITMTDAGVKKVDHAPIRDGVYRIKARHSGLSLEDAASAVIQMDSEESESQLWALKRIDGYTYTLRNIETGKYLSFGKGNLLDTARTVDAENRIVIENFNVDDGYRLYADTASEYLGDVLNISTEAGMPLVVWKQTGTQNQSFKFEYMGDESAYSSSSVEVAPESSSSEAVSSSSTEITSLVAASGNLGARIIGVSRADGLRFSQAADYALMNLHGMVVARGHAAQVAVKNLAPGAYVVRFGGRIQKIELR; translated from the coding sequence ATGTATGGATTGGGAAACGCCCTACGGGGCGGCTTTGTGGGTGTCGGCTTGTCGCTAGCCGTTGGCGCATTTGCGGCAAGCAATCCCGTTGTCACGAATATGTTCACGGCAGACCCCGCAGGGCTCGTTTACAACGATACCATGTATATCTTCACGGGGCATGACGAGGCGCCCGCCGGTCACGAAGGTTACATAATGAACGACTGGCACATATTCTCTTCGGGAGATATGGATACCTGGGTGGATCGCGGGGCCGCGCTTTCTATCAGGTCTTTCAATTGGGCGCGTGGCAGTGCCTGGGCGAGCCAGACTATCGAACGGAACGGCAAGTTCTACTGGTACGTGACCGTGCACGACGGCAGGGACTTTGCAGTTGGTGTCGCCGTCGCGGACCATCCGGCAGGCCCGTACAAGGATGCCATCGGCAAGGCGCTCATTACCAGCGACATGACTCCGGCGAATAGCGGCGTGAATTACGATATCGACCCGACCGTCTTTATCGATGACGACGGACAGGCTTATATTTATTGGGGCAACGGCGCCGTGATGGGCTACAGGCTCAAGGAAAACATGGTCGAACTGCAAGGTAACATGTTCAACGTGACTCCGCCCAGTTTTACCGAGGCTCCGTACGTTCATAAAAGGAACGGCTACTACTTTTTGACGTATGCCTACGGCTGGGAAGAACGCATTGGCCAGGCGACCATGAAAAGCCCGACGGGGCCCGTATCCAATTCCAAGGTCATTGTTGGCTTCAACAAGAATTCCAATACGAGCCACCAAGCGTTCGTTGAATTCCATAACCAGTGGTATTACATATACCATACGGGCGCGATTGGCGGCAGTTTCCGTCGTGCATTGTGTGTGGACTACGCCTACTACGAAAACGACTCGACCATCGCGAACATCACCATGACCGATGCGGGCGTAAAGAAGGTGGATCACGCGCCAATCAGGGATGGCGTTTACCGCATCAAGGCGCGGCATAGTGGCTTGAGTCTCGAGGATGCGGCTTCTGCGGTAATCCAGATGGATTCCGAAGAAAGTGAATCGCAGTTGTGGGCGCTCAAAAGAATCGATGGTTACACCTACACGCTCAGGAACATCGAAACGGGAAAGTACCTTTCGTTCGGAAAAGGAAACCTGCTGGATACCGCAAGGACCGTCGATGCCGAAAACAGGATTGTCATCGAGAACTTTAATGTGGATGACGGTTACCGCCTGTATGCGGATACCGCAAGTGAATATCTGGGCGATGTCCTGAACATCTCTACGGAGGCGGGCATGCCGCTTGTCGTGTGGAAACAGACAGGGACGCAGAACCAGTCGTTCAAGTTTGAATATATGGGCGACGAATCTGCATATAGTTCTTCCAGCGTAGAGGTCGCGCCCGAAAGTTCCAGCTCCGAGGCTGTATCGAGCAGTTCCACGGAAATTACGTCGCTAGTCGCAGCGTCTGGGAATCTCGGTGCGCGGATTATCGGGGTTTCTCGCGCGGATGGGTTGCGGTTCTCGCAGGCTGCGGATTATGCCCTGATGAACCTGCACGGCATGGTCGTTGCCCGCGGGCACGCTGCGCAAGTCGCGGTGAAGAATCTTGCCCCTGGCGCATACGTGGTAAGGTTCGGCGGCCGCATCCAGAAAATCGAGCTGAGGTAA
- a CDS encoding CotH kinase family protein — MGYVCNFAKGVALLFPLFLFACGNSESVNFISPNESLVSFGGEAQSSSSELLQSSSSLTIIQSSSIITQSSSSSVIAQSSSSRVPVQSSSSVLPSPPNNGVPYIRIITYDSTNVDSAYALCSVEIAGNGIYEDLAPASGKIRTRGNSTRLWYPKKPYRVKLDAKTSVLGLPANKDWVLLANYRDQSKFMNAVAFDMARYMGSFAFVNANRFVEVEINGEYMGIYQLTEQIEHGVSRVNTGNGGVLLSLDKDDGPELSPSATNNFYSKIYKLPVAVKYPKNVTTTQIDTISANLAVLEQAIANSDYDSVQKLMDISSFMDFLILQELTHNVELEAPRSMYLYKDSSGLYHMGPVWDFDGGFAYSWDEDTKKYFVDQDWILHRNRTVSGFFINLFANENFLADYKARWGQLKTSILADVFSKLDDYMLQTQKALENDAIKWTPVRSYIDEVQSLKSWLTERVNRYESALQKY, encoded by the coding sequence ATGGGATATGTTTGTAACTTTGCGAAGGGCGTTGCCCTTCTTTTCCCGCTATTTCTTTTTGCTTGCGGAAACTCTGAATCGGTGAATTTCATTTCGCCGAACGAATCGCTCGTTTCGTTTGGCGGCGAAGCCCAGAGTTCGTCCAGTGAACTTTTGCAAAGTTCATCTTCTTTGACGATTATACAGTCCTCGTCAATAATCACGCAGTCGTCCTCCTCATCGGTAATCGCGCAATCGTCATCTTCGCGGGTTCCCGTACAATCCTCATCTTCGGTTCTCCCTTCGCCTCCCAATAACGGAGTCCCTTACATTCGTATTATAACTTATGATTCTACAAATGTCGATAGCGCCTACGCTCTTTGTTCTGTTGAAATTGCTGGGAACGGAATTTATGAGGATTTAGCCCCTGCAAGTGGTAAAATCCGAACTCGTGGAAATTCTACGCGCCTCTGGTACCCTAAAAAGCCTTACCGCGTCAAACTTGATGCAAAGACTTCTGTTCTCGGACTCCCTGCCAATAAAGATTGGGTGTTGCTTGCGAATTATCGCGATCAAAGCAAATTCATGAATGCGGTTGCTTTTGATATGGCGCGTTACATGGGGAGCTTCGCTTTTGTGAACGCCAACCGATTTGTCGAAGTTGAAATCAATGGCGAGTATATGGGCATCTATCAGCTTACCGAGCAAATTGAACATGGGGTATCGCGAGTCAATACGGGTAATGGAGGGGTGTTGTTGAGTCTTGACAAGGATGATGGACCGGAACTTTCGCCGAGTGCCACGAATAATTTCTATAGCAAAATTTACAAGTTGCCTGTTGCCGTCAAGTACCCTAAAAATGTGACCACAACGCAAATCGATACCATATCTGCGAACCTTGCAGTTTTGGAACAGGCCATTGCAAATTCCGACTATGACAGCGTTCAAAAACTCATGGATATCAGCAGCTTTATGGATTTTCTAATCTTGCAGGAATTGACGCACAATGTTGAATTAGAAGCCCCGCGCAGTATGTATTTGTATAAGGATTCTTCGGGTTTGTATCACATGGGGCCTGTATGGGATTTTGATGGTGGGTTTGCTTATAGCTGGGATGAAGATACCAAGAAATACTTTGTTGATCAGGACTGGATTTTACATAGAAATCGGACGGTTTCCGGATTCTTTATAAACTTGTTTGCAAATGAAAATTTCCTGGCTGATTACAAGGCTCGCTGGGGTCAGCTTAAAACAAGTATTCTGGCTGATGTATTTTCAAAGCTAGACGATTATATGTTGCAAACACAAAAGGCTCTTGAAAATGATGCGATAAAATGGACGCCTGTCCGCAGTTACATTGACGAAGTTCAAAGCCTCAAAAGCTGGCTTACTGAACGCGTGAACCGTTACGAGTCGGCTTTGCAAAAATACTAG
- a CDS encoding LamG domain-containing protein yields the protein MARVMVIVDDLQISEGDTLQLSRTVRDTVGDTIFTTTEYLEEIADNADIVMGYVTINNVPVQNYDTLTIVPVKGNAISIALNLDTEDGETYRIDDKGVTTIMVKETKRFYSSDYPEDSTKNKINQVFFDTKSFGLKGESFISCNCKKEVFRGDSLIVYDAGFGLRVEPYETDMGIAYFGIFDSDLDLTLQGGKICDSILVKTDGSKKTIPIHFELGNCPNYLIDSTGAKCVDISEKEVTEGNARAYFDFRDLDRKIGDTLKIKTVLDRTLKNNTVYSTFGVIKHVLDSTDAANGLIKLDNMPEAPEGPWSVFITDEGMFWAEFPLKKDETVFAFASNYTNVSEISVKLPDGFEDLSSADETFKDMPLPIRLEKPAARPCLVDANRNVIALEKSDGDSLLYWGRLDQVNFSADGSLSFDLLDSCYRDKGPEVELSRRTLHLDNEKVSDAAFAKFKSSEMRAALGGALWTDYTDTWMLVNDFDPFTENGRLMSASIWIKGDSVSQATLPEGKSYTRLLSCKKDSVGFILQQHANQAGVNLRLDTRANGKGVYNSTYGNARILDGDWHNYSFTIRGDSVFTYADGVKIEVAKFDSGLGFSACKNPAIGYERNFVGGMDEIFFFDGTQSVNWMRLFYALQKRVLDKNQD from the coding sequence ATGGCTCGCGTCATGGTCATCGTCGATGATTTGCAAATTTCGGAAGGCGACACATTGCAACTTTCTCGCACCGTACGGGATACTGTTGGCGACACCATATTCACCACTACAGAATACCTAGAAGAAATAGCCGATAACGCAGACATTGTAATGGGATACGTAACCATCAACAATGTTCCAGTGCAGAATTACGACACTTTAACCATTGTACCCGTAAAAGGAAACGCCATTTCTATCGCTCTTAATTTGGACACCGAAGACGGCGAAACCTACCGCATTGACGACAAGGGTGTAACAACCATAATGGTTAAGGAAACGAAACGTTTTTATAGTTCCGATTATCCCGAGGATTCTACAAAAAACAAAATCAATCAAGTTTTCTTTGATACAAAATCGTTTGGTTTAAAAGGCGAAAGCTTTATATCATGCAACTGCAAAAAAGAAGTGTTTAGAGGCGATTCCCTCATTGTATACGATGCAGGTTTTGGTCTCCGCGTTGAACCTTACGAAACAGACATGGGCATTGCATATTTTGGAATCTTCGATTCTGATTTAGATTTAACCTTGCAGGGTGGTAAAATTTGCGACTCCATTCTCGTCAAAACAGACGGAAGCAAGAAAACTATTCCCATCCATTTTGAGTTAGGCAACTGCCCTAATTATCTCATTGATTCCACAGGCGCAAAATGCGTCGATATATCAGAGAAAGAAGTAACCGAAGGGAACGCACGCGCCTATTTCGATTTCAGAGATCTCGATAGAAAAATCGGGGACACGCTGAAAATCAAAACAGTCTTGGACAGAACGCTAAAAAACAATACCGTCTATTCCACATTCGGCGTCATCAAACACGTGCTAGATTCTACTGATGCTGCAAACGGTTTAATTAAATTGGATAATATGCCCGAAGCCCCCGAAGGTCCATGGAGTGTTTTCATCACAGACGAAGGTATGTTCTGGGCTGAATTTCCCCTTAAAAAAGATGAAACCGTATTTGCATTTGCCTCAAACTACACAAACGTTTCAGAAATAAGCGTAAAACTCCCCGACGGTTTCGAAGACCTATCTTCTGCAGACGAAACATTCAAAGACATGCCACTCCCCATCCGTTTGGAGAAACCTGCCGCAAGGCCATGCCTTGTCGATGCGAACCGAAACGTAATTGCGTTGGAAAAAAGTGATGGTGATTCCCTATTGTACTGGGGACGTTTAGACCAAGTTAATTTTAGTGCGGACGGTTCATTGAGCTTTGACTTGTTAGACAGTTGCTATCGCGATAAAGGACCTGAAGTCGAACTTTCGCGCCGCACATTACATTTGGATAATGAAAAAGTTTCTGATGCAGCTTTCGCAAAATTTAAATCAAGCGAAATGAGGGCGGCTTTAGGTGGAGCTTTATGGACTGATTATACGGATACGTGGATGCTGGTCAATGATTTTGATCCATTTACAGAAAACGGCAGGCTGATGTCGGCGTCCATTTGGATTAAAGGTGATAGCGTTTCTCAAGCGACTTTACCCGAAGGTAAGAGCTACACTCGTTTGCTTTCTTGTAAAAAAGATAGTGTTGGATTTATTTTGCAACAACACGCCAATCAGGCTGGGGTGAACTTGCGCCTTGATACTCGCGCAAATGGCAAGGGCGTGTACAATTCAACTTATGGAAACGCGAGAATTCTTGATGGCGATTGGCATAATTATTCTTTTACCATTCGGGGCGATAGCGTGTTTACTTACGCCGATGGCGTCAAAATAGAAGTTGCAAAATTTGATTCTGGATTAGGTTTTTCGGCCTGCAAAAATCCAGCCATTGGCTATGAAAGAAATTTCGTAGGTGGAATGGATGAAATATTCTTCTTCGACGGTACGCAGAGCGTAAACTGGATGCGACTTTTTTACGCATTGCAAAAAAGAGTCCTTGATAAAAATCAAGATTGA
- a CDS encoding glycoside hydrolase family 43 protein encodes MFKRALSMLMGVAAVAMAANPLTTKFYSADAAALVHNDSLFIFAGHDEQGAQGNNNKFFLMNDWHVLVTDDMENYHDYGAVLSWRTFKWASGNAFAGHCEYRNGKFYWYVAVHHKTIKQDEGFAIGVAVADHPSGPWKDAIGKALVTDNTPNDVALNIDPAIFYDGNDIWMYWGSWNAGRRVKLKENMIELASTPEDIKIRDFFEAPWMHKYRGNYYFSYASGYPSTTNYSMATSLNGPWTQKGVLNDKLDNSETNHQAIFKYLGHWYFMYHGANAPGGWTYRRSVNIDYLYYDENANIQKIKRTTTGVDKVNNTLVKNGTYRLTVSHSNLSFVEENGIVVQRPESEKDANQFWTVERSTKNARHYTLRNYGTGRYYCPPKTLLDTVKTSATACEIRIENASAAKGYYLYGDYDSDFVGDVLNVSKDSGMPVITWVRTGADNQKVKLAKATPPAVEPESSSSVEESSSSEVAESSSSSEVAPESSSSGTTAIAPRAARQGMQVPARKGYRDLKGRSFDRRIPYRVMF; translated from the coding sequence ATGTTTAAACGTGCTTTATCTATGCTGATGGGGGTAGCGGCTGTTGCGATGGCAGCGAATCCCCTCACTACAAAATTCTACTCTGCCGATGCCGCGGCGCTCGTGCACAACGATAGCCTGTTTATTTTTGCGGGCCACGATGAGCAGGGCGCTCAGGGGAACAACAACAAGTTCTTCTTGATGAACGACTGGCATGTGCTGGTGACCGACGACATGGAAAACTACCATGACTATGGTGCGGTACTTTCATGGCGGACCTTCAAGTGGGCGAGCGGCAACGCCTTCGCGGGCCATTGCGAATACCGTAATGGCAAGTTCTACTGGTACGTGGCGGTGCATCATAAGACCATCAAGCAAGACGAAGGTTTTGCGATTGGCGTCGCGGTGGCCGATCACCCCTCGGGCCCGTGGAAAGATGCTATCGGCAAGGCGCTCGTGACCGACAACACCCCGAATGATGTCGCGCTGAATATCGACCCCGCAATTTTCTACGATGGGAACGACATCTGGATGTATTGGGGCTCGTGGAACGCGGGCCGTCGCGTAAAGCTCAAGGAAAACATGATTGAACTCGCGAGTACGCCCGAAGACATCAAGATCAGGGACTTTTTCGAAGCGCCCTGGATGCACAAATACCGCGGCAACTACTACTTCAGTTACGCCTCGGGCTACCCGTCTACCACGAATTACTCGATGGCCACGAGCCTGAATGGCCCGTGGACGCAGAAGGGCGTGCTGAACGACAAGCTCGACAACTCCGAGACGAACCACCAGGCGATTTTCAAGTATCTCGGGCACTGGTATTTCATGTATCACGGCGCAAACGCGCCAGGTGGCTGGACCTACCGCCGCTCCGTGAATATTGACTACCTGTACTACGACGAGAATGCGAATATCCAGAAAATCAAGCGTACCACCACGGGTGTAGACAAAGTAAATAATACACTCGTGAAAAACGGCACGTACCGCCTGACCGTTTCGCACAGCAACCTGTCTTTTGTTGAAGAGAACGGAATCGTGGTGCAGCGTCCCGAAAGCGAAAAGGATGCGAACCAATTCTGGACCGTGGAACGCAGCACGAAAAATGCCCGCCATTACACGCTCAGAAATTACGGTACCGGCCGCTACTATTGCCCGCCCAAGACGCTGCTCGATACCGTCAAGACGTCGGCGACCGCCTGCGAAATCCGCATCGAAAATGCCTCTGCCGCAAAGGGCTACTACCTGTACGGCGACTATGACAGCGACTTTGTGGGCGACGTGCTGAATGTCTCGAAGGATTCGGGCATGCCCGTGATTACCTGGGTGCGTACCGGTGCGGACAACCAGAAGGTGAAACTCGCGAAGGCGACCCCGCCGGCCGTTGAACCGGAATCGTCTTCTAGCGTCGAGGAGTCTTCCAGCTCCGAAGTTGCTGAAAGTTCTTCGAGTTCCGAAGTCGCGCCCGAAAGTTCTAGCAGCGGAACTACCGCGATTGCTCCGCGTGCCGCTCGCCAAGGAATGCAGGTGCCTGCTCGCAAGGGTTACCGTGACCTCAAGGGCCGCAGTTTTGACAGGCGGATTCCGTATCGGGTGATGTTCTAG
- a CDS encoding family 43 glycosylhydrolase: MFGVMGLNSRGVVSAAIFTLAFAGQGAFAQSWYATDVRQGGHDPSMYRDENGYILMSTNNNLAMWTSTDMVKWSSKGQIFRDSPQWLKNAVGGRTDGIWAPDLFHFNNQYGVFYCGSVFGQRTSAIGVTTNANLNFSDPAKGWTDQGEVTRTTNSNNYNAIDADVVVTPDGQYWMTYGSWNAGGIRLIKLDPKTGKQASDDKKNYQIATRGGTGIEGPSLIEHGGQYFLFTAWDVCCKQGNEIEQTTYKTAMGRADKVNGTYKDRSGKELNKGGGTILMQRYSRYVGPGGGEAFKDLNRIRFVHHYYDLTGDKFNHIHIRDLVFTDDNWPEMGQPFLGRYLSAEAEHGIMTRGATDDLTFNYTKEASNGEYVGYINTKGSKIRLPMNIMQAGDYIMRYRYANGGDKDATHKVTVNGKAQTVKLPKTGAWGSFPEKSVAMVPAKLKRGGNFIEVEPDQNYAELDRIDFLRVIRDTIPGNGFDNGIKVRLTNDDKLAVKSGGYAIFENVVTDSIKSTEVKVELQQCRGGTLSIREGSASGTELSKCTVPSNCANGAWTEVNCSATKKLSGVKDFYLTGSGMSGEVLVGNIRFGKIAEPPASSSSVAPVESSSSIAEVSSSSEISTALAQTKSLKTGYKLTANALGYTLHFDRPGNYEVFVMNPMGQLMARKTVRMESEVSLQGLPKGKYIFKVMNR; this comes from the coding sequence ATGTTTGGTGTAATGGGATTAAATTCTCGCGGAGTGGTGTCCGCGGCAATTTTCACGCTCGCTTTTGCGGGCCAAGGTGCGTTCGCTCAGTCGTGGTATGCAACTGACGTGCGCCAAGGGGGCCATGACCCTTCCATGTACAGGGACGAGAATGGCTACATCCTTATGTCCACGAATAACAACCTAGCAATGTGGACCTCGACGGACATGGTCAAGTGGAGTTCGAAGGGCCAGATTTTCAGGGATAGCCCGCAGTGGCTCAAGAATGCCGTGGGCGGAAGGACTGACGGCATCTGGGCTCCGGACCTGTTCCATTTCAATAACCAGTACGGCGTGTTTTACTGCGGCTCCGTTTTTGGCCAGCGCACGTCTGCAATCGGTGTCACGACGAACGCGAACCTGAACTTCTCGGATCCGGCAAAGGGCTGGACGGACCAGGGCGAGGTGACGCGTACCACAAACAGCAACAACTACAACGCGATTGATGCCGACGTGGTGGTGACTCCCGATGGTCAGTACTGGATGACGTACGGTTCGTGGAATGCGGGCGGTATCCGCTTGATCAAGCTGGACCCCAAGACGGGCAAGCAGGCGAGCGACGACAAGAAGAACTACCAGATTGCGACGCGCGGCGGTACGGGTATCGAAGGCCCGAGCCTCATCGAGCACGGCGGGCAGTATTTCTTGTTCACGGCCTGGGACGTATGTTGCAAACAAGGTAACGAAATCGAACAGACCACTTACAAAACGGCCATGGGCCGCGCCGACAAGGTAAATGGAACCTACAAGGACCGCAGCGGCAAGGAACTCAACAAGGGTGGCGGAACCATCCTGATGCAGCGTTACAGCCGTTACGTGGGCCCGGGCGGCGGCGAAGCCTTCAAGGACCTGAACCGCATCCGCTTTGTGCATCATTACTACGACCTGACCGGCGACAAGTTCAACCACATCCACATTCGCGACTTGGTGTTTACCGACGACAACTGGCCCGAAATGGGGCAGCCCTTCCTCGGGCGCTACCTGAGTGCCGAGGCGGAACACGGCATTATGACACGCGGTGCGACGGATGACCTGACCTTCAATTACACGAAGGAAGCCTCGAACGGCGAATACGTGGGCTACATCAATACGAAGGGTTCCAAGATTCGCTTGCCGATGAACATTATGCAGGCTGGCGACTACATTATGCGTTACCGCTACGCGAATGGCGGCGATAAAGATGCTACGCACAAGGTAACGGTGAATGGAAAGGCGCAGACGGTAAAGCTCCCGAAGACGGGCGCCTGGGGCAGTTTCCCCGAAAAGTCCGTGGCGATGGTGCCTGCAAAGCTCAAGCGCGGCGGCAACTTTATTGAGGTGGAACCCGACCAGAATTATGCGGAACTGGACCGCATCGACTTCTTGCGCGTGATTCGCGATACCATTCCGGGCAACGGGTTCGATAACGGCATCAAGGTGCGCCTCACGAACGACGACAAGCTTGCCGTCAAGAGCGGTGGCTACGCCATCTTCGAAAACGTGGTGACGGATTCTATCAAGAGCACCGAAGTCAAGGTCGAACTGCAGCAGTGCCGCGGCGGAACGCTCAGTATCCGCGAAGGTTCTGCTTCGGGTACGGAACTTTCCAAGTGCACCGTTCCTTCGAACTGCGCAAACGGCGCCTGGACCGAAGTGAACTGCTCTGCCACCAAGAAGCTTTCGGGCGTCAAGGACTTCTATCTCACGGGCAGCGGCATGAGCGGCGAAGTGCTGGTCGGCAACATCCGCTTCGGAAAAATTGCCGAACCGCCTGCCTCGAGCTCCAGCGTGGCTCCGGTGGAATCTAGCTCCAGCATCGCTGAAGTTTCCAGTTCCAGCGAAATTTCGACGGCTCTCGCTCAGACAAAGTCTTTGAAAACCGGCTATAAATTGACTGCAAATGCTTTGGGCTACACCCTCCATTTTGATCGTCCTGGCAATTACGAAGTCTTCGTGATGAACCCGATGGGTCAGCTGATGGCTCGAAAGACTGTGCGCATGGAATCTGAGGTGTCACTGCAGGGCCTGCCTAAAGGAAAGTACATTTTCAAGGTGATGAATCGCTAA
- a CDS encoding TIGR02147 family protein codes for MSTFVNIYDFTRFRKYLAEYQERRQAAEPTFSRTEFCNLLGLPNTRSYFNDVVQGKRVTDNMRERFINVIGLKGNEAKYFEAMIDFDQGKTAQVREAAFDAMMRLNKTPQAIVDPDSYEFFGNWYNSTVYAILEVMDVADDVSELAAKIFPPVSEKKLQASLELMKKMSLIRRDERGFWKPTKDSLATVQQSKSQMVLQFQKQCLELSKQALESAGKESRDMTTFTFSVSKKAQKQVEVAAEKFKAQIRHIVTADSEKPEIVEHINLHVFSNIREDASKASDYDTAAISANQKRRPFEKDLVQGG; via the coding sequence ATGAGCACTTTTGTGAACATTTATGACTTTACTCGGTTCCGCAAATACCTCGCCGAATACCAAGAACGTAGGCAAGCCGCAGAACCGACATTTTCGCGCACCGAATTTTGCAATTTACTAGGTCTCCCGAATACACGCAGCTATTTTAACGACGTGGTGCAGGGCAAGCGCGTGACTGACAACATGCGCGAACGCTTTATCAATGTCATTGGGCTAAAGGGCAATGAAGCCAAGTATTTTGAGGCGATGATTGATTTCGACCAGGGGAAGACTGCCCAGGTGCGCGAGGCAGCGTTCGATGCCATGATGCGCCTGAACAAGACGCCGCAAGCCATTGTGGACCCGGACAGTTACGAGTTCTTTGGCAACTGGTACAACAGCACGGTCTATGCGATTCTCGAAGTGATGGATGTTGCGGACGACGTCTCTGAACTTGCCGCAAAAATATTCCCGCCGGTAAGCGAGAAAAAACTGCAAGCGAGCCTTGAGTTGATGAAAAAGATGTCGCTGATTCGCCGTGATGAACGCGGATTCTGGAAGCCAACCAAAGACAGTCTTGCCACAGTGCAACAAAGCAAGAGCCAAATGGTTTTACAGTTCCAAAAGCAATGTCTAGAACTTTCAAAACAGGCTTTGGAATCGGCAGGCAAGGAATCACGAGACATGACCACATTCACATTCTCGGTTTCCAAGAAAGCACAAAAGCAAGTCGAAGTTGCTGCAGAAAAATTCAAAGCTCAAATACGGCACATCGTAACTGCCGATAGCGAAAAGCCAGAAATCGTCGAACACATCAACCTGCATGTGTTCAGCAATATCCGCGAAGACGCGAGCAAAGCAAGCGACTACGACACCGCCGCAATCTCGGCAAATCAAAAGCGTCGTCCGTTTGAAAAAGACTTGGTTCAGGGAGGCTAA